The Indicator indicator isolate 239-I01 chromosome 18, UM_Iind_1.1, whole genome shotgun sequence genome includes a region encoding these proteins:
- the NOP16 gene encoding nucleolar protein 16 isoform X2, which yields MPKAKGKGRRQKYSYNLNRKRLYRSARRRAAPRIACSHIRHAWDPTKSVAQNLADMGLAEDPNKAVPIPKKQLLVMESDGLEQGKKIVRKPYVVNEMEYEASLPEKKSNTLSRDLIDYVRYMIQNHGENYKEMARDEKNYYQDTPKQIKRKINVYKNFYPEEYKDFIASLKPEKMDVQ from the exons ATGCCGAAGGCGAAAGGGAAAGGCAGGCGGCAGAAATACTCCTACAACCTCAACCGCAAGCGGCTGTACCGCAGTGCCCGCCGCCGTGCTGCCCCTCGCATCGCCTG CTCGCACATCCGTCATGCCTGGGACCCGACCAAATCGGTGGCTCAGAACCTGGCCGACATGGGCCTGGCCGAGGATCCCAACAAGGCCGTCCCCATCCCTAAGAAACAGCTGCTAGTAA TGGAAAGCGATGGACtggagcaaggaaagaaaatagtgCGGAAGCCCTATGTAGTGAACG AGATGGAATATGAGGCCAGTCTCCCTGAGAAGAAGTCAAACACCCTTTCACGAGATCTCATTGACTATGTGCGGTACATGATACAGAACCATGGGGAGAACTACAAG GAAATGGCTCGAGATGAGAAGAACTACTACCAGGATACCCCCAAGCAGattaagagaaaaatcaacGTATACAAGAATTTCTATCCTGAAGAATATAAGGATTTCATTGCATCACTCAAGCCAGAAAAGATGGATGTGCAGTAA
- the NOP16 gene encoding nucleolar protein 16 isoform X1 produces the protein MPKAKGKGRRQKYSYNLNRKRLYRSARRRAAPRIACSHIRHAWDPTKSVAQNLADMGLAEDPNKAVPIPKKQLLGMEVESDGLEQGKKIVRKPYVVNEMEYEASLPEKKSNTLSRDLIDYVRYMIQNHGENYKEMARDEKNYYQDTPKQIKRKINVYKNFYPEEYKDFIASLKPEKMDVQ, from the exons ATGCCGAAGGCGAAAGGGAAAGGCAGGCGGCAGAAATACTCCTACAACCTCAACCGCAAGCGGCTGTACCGCAGTGCCCGCCGCCGTGCTGCCCCTCGCATCGCCTG CTCGCACATCCGTCATGCCTGGGACCCGACCAAATCGGTGGCTCAGAACCTGGCCGACATGGGCCTGGCCGAGGATCCCAACAAGGCCGTCCCCATCCCTAAGAAACAGCTGCTA GGCATGGAAGTGGAAAGCGATGGACtggagcaaggaaagaaaatagtgCGGAAGCCCTATGTAGTGAACG AGATGGAATATGAGGCCAGTCTCCCTGAGAAGAAGTCAAACACCCTTTCACGAGATCTCATTGACTATGTGCGGTACATGATACAGAACCATGGGGAGAACTACAAG GAAATGGCTCGAGATGAGAAGAACTACTACCAGGATACCCCCAAGCAGattaagagaaaaatcaacGTATACAAGAATTTCTATCCTGAAGAATATAAGGATTTCATTGCATCACTCAAGCCAGAAAAGATGGATGTGCAGTAA
- the HIGD2A gene encoding HIG1 domain family member 2A, mitochondrial encodes MAAGPPPLEPSGLPVFSEEGFGKKFLRKTRENPLVPLGCLCTVGVLTYGLISFKRGNIRRSQQMMRARVLAQGFTFVALLGGMVVTAMKSRK; translated from the exons ATGGCGGCCGGGCCTCCGCCGCTGGAACCCAGCGGTCTGCCGGTGTTCAGCGAGGAGGGCTTCGGGAAGAAATTCCTGCGCAAGACCCGCGAGAACCCCCTGGTTCCCCTCG gctgcctctGCACTGTTGGCGTCTTGACCTATGGACTGATCAGCTTCAAGAGAGGCAACATCCGTCGGTCTCAGCAGATGATGCGGGCACGTGTCTTGGCCCAGGGCTTCACCTTCGTGGCCCTCCTGGGAGGAATGGTGGTCACAGCCATGAAATCTAGAAAGTGA